Proteins encoded together in one Terriglobales bacterium window:
- a CDS encoding sigma-70 family RNA polymerase sigma factor, whose amino-acid sequence MAVIQSKARDEASDELALVHAAKAGDISAFEQLVKRYDRNVFRIAQHITQNREDAEDVVQDAFLKAYENLEQFQENSKFYTWLVRIAVNESLMKLRRRRTDKTVSLDQEIQTEEDTMPREVADWSPNPEQLYKQGELKEILTRTINGLPTSFRTVFVLRDVEGLSTEETAEALGLSIPAVKSRLLRARLQLRERLSKYFKKPKKGADGNQ is encoded by the coding sequence ATGGCTGTCATCCAATCCAAAGCGAGGGACGAGGCGAGCGACGAACTGGCACTCGTCCATGCCGCGAAGGCCGGGGATATCTCGGCGTTCGAGCAATTGGTAAAGCGCTACGACCGGAACGTGTTCCGGATTGCGCAGCACATCACGCAGAACCGCGAAGATGCCGAGGACGTCGTCCAGGACGCGTTCCTCAAGGCCTACGAGAACCTGGAGCAGTTCCAGGAGAACTCGAAGTTCTACACCTGGTTGGTGCGGATCGCGGTGAACGAGAGCCTGATGAAGCTGCGCCGGCGGCGCACGGACAAGACCGTCTCGCTCGATCAGGAGATCCAGACCGAGGAAGACACCATGCCGCGCGAGGTCGCGGACTGGTCGCCGAACCCGGAGCAGCTCTACAAGCAGGGGGAGCTGAAAGAGATCCTGACCCGGACGATCAACGGGTTGCCCACCAGCTTCCGCACCGTGTTCGTGTTGCGCGACGTGGAAGGACTCTCGACCGAAGAGACGGCCGAGGCGCTGGGACTGAGCATCCCGGCGGTAAAATCGCGGCTGCTGCGCGCCCGTTTGCAGCTCCGCGAGAGGCTGAGCAAGTACTTCAAGAAACCCAAGAAGGGGGCGGACGGCAACCAGTGA
- a CDS encoding zf-HC2 domain-containing protein, with protein MTCKEFLKELTDYLDDSMDESTRAELEDHLQWCHNCYVVCDTTKKTIAIYRDSKMYELPDDLRSKLQSAIMNKCKARKKTPS; from the coding sequence GTGACCTGCAAGGAGTTCCTGAAAGAACTGACCGATTACCTCGACGACTCGATGGACGAATCCACACGGGCCGAACTCGAGGATCACTTGCAGTGGTGCCATAACTGCTACGTCGTCTGCGATACCACCAAGAAGACCATCGCCATCTACCGTGATTCCAAGATGTACGAGCTGCCCGACGACCTGCGGAGCAAGCTGCAATCCGCCATCATGAACAAGTGCAAGGCGCGGAAAAAGACCCCAAGCTAG